From Alloacidobacterium dinghuense:
CGGAATTGCCAACCCAGGCATGTCGTCTTGGGCAGCGCTGAAGGCGAGGGCCAAGTTCACTGCTGGAGAAAGCGTGCTGATCCTGGGCGCGACGGGCATAGCAGGCAAACTTTCGGTGCAGATTGCGAAGCGTCTGGGCGCTCGGCGCGTGATCGCAGCGGGGCGCAATCCGCAATCGCTCGATGCATTGAAGGCGCTGGGAGCAGACGCGGTCATCTCGCTCACGCAGGAACGCGATGCGCTGGTCTCCGCATTTCGGACCGAGATCGCTGAAAATGGCGTCGATGTCGTGCTCGACTATCTATGGGGTCAACCAGCGGAGGCGGTGCTTGCGGCTATCGCGCAAAAGGGGCTGAAACACGCCACATCGCGCATCCGGTTTATTCAAGTGGGGAATACCGCCGCGCCGACCATCTCCCTTCCTGCGGCAACACTGCGCAGCTCTGGGATCGAGCTGCTGGGCAGCGGTTTCGGCAGCGCGTCGATGGATGAGATTCTACAGGCTGTTCGTGAGTTCTTTCAGGTGGCCGCGAAGACTCCATTCCAGGCCAGCATAAAAACAATTGCACTGCGTGACGTGGAATCGGTGTGGAACAACCCGGAGCGCGATGCACGGATTGTCTTCCAGCCCTGAACTTCTTTAGCTACTTTGAGAAGCTCGCAGGAGCTCTGACGCCGAAGGTGCGTGCATGGAACGCAGCATCATGGCTGCGACATAGGCTGCACCGAAGCCGTTATCGATATTCACCACAGCAACGTTAGGCGCGCATGAATTGAGCATTCCAAGGAGCGCCGTCAGCCCTCCGAACGCAGCACCGTAGCCGACACTCGTGGGCACGGCGATGACAGGAGCCGCCACCAGCCCGCCGACGACACTCGGAAGCGCTCCTTCCATGCCTGCACAAACAATGACAGCGCGTGCTTCTTTGAGCGTCTCACGCTGAGCGAGCAAGCGGTGCAATCCAGCAACACCCACGTCGTAAACGCGCTCCACTTTCACTCCCAGGTATGTGGCGGTGACTGCGGCTTCTTCTGCGACTGGAATATCACTGGTACCTGCGCACAAAACGGCAACGGGGCCGGCGTCGGCCAATGCGTCTGTCTGCCGGAGCCCGATGATGCGCGCGTCGGTATGATATTCCGCCTGGGGAACCATCTGCTTTACCGCATCCCACGCGGCAATGCTGGCACGTGTGGCGATCACGTCTCCGCCAGCGTGAGCCATGCGCGCAAAGATTTCGGCTACTTGCTCGGGAGTTTTTCCCGCAGCATAGATGACTTCAGGCAAGCCAAGGCGCAGCGAGCGGTGATGATCGATCTTGGCAAAACCCGCGTCTTCAAAAGGGAGACGCGATAGCCGTTCCAGAGCCTGAGCCGAGGACACGTTGCCACGCTCAATCTGTTGCAGCAGTGCGAGGATCACGTCGCGGGTCATGCTTCCACCTTCTTATCTGCAGCTGACAGAACACTCTGCATCACCTGCTTCAGCGGAACGCCGTGCTCACGCGCGGCACGTGCGCAGTCCTCGTATTCCGGCATCCAGTTCAGGTCTTCGCCATTGCGCGATCCGATCTTGACGCGGATGGCGCCGTACGCTGTCTCTACTTCAACAAAGCGGCGCG
This genomic window contains:
- a CDS encoding quinone oxidoreductase family protein; translated protein: MNAAVVHAFDAPPRYTTFADPVAGDGDVIVKVAAAGLHPIVRALANGTHYGSSGELSFIPGVDGAGRLEDGTRVYFGTTKPRYGTFAEKAAAAKWMCIPLPDGLDEVTAAGIANPGMSSWAALKARAKFTAGESVLILGATGIAGKLSVQIAKRLGARRVIAAGRNPQSLDALKALGADAVISLTQERDALVSAFRTEIAENGVDVVLDYLWGQPAEAVLAAIAQKGLKHATSRIRFIQVGNTAAPTISLPAATLRSSGIELLGSGFGSASMDEILQAVREFFQVAAKTPFQASIKTIALRDVESVWNNPERDARIVFQP
- the larB gene encoding nickel pincer cofactor biosynthesis protein LarB, with the protein product MTRDVILALLQQIERGNVSSAQALERLSRLPFEDAGFAKIDHHRSLRLGLPEVIYAAGKTPEQVAEIFARMAHAGGDVIATRASIAAWDAVKQMVPQAEYHTDARIIGLRQTDALADAGPVAVLCAGTSDIPVAEEAAVTATYLGVKVERVYDVGVAGLHRLLAQRETLKEARAVIVCAGMEGALPSVVGGLVAAPVIAVPTSVGYGAAFGGLTALLGMLNSCAPNVAVVNIDNGFGAAYVAAMMLRSMHAPSASELLRASQSS